The nucleotide sequence TAGGTAGGCAACGATTTCTTCTGCTTGGGTTTTGGTGTCGCAGCGGCGTATGAAGTCAACTACGGAAGGGTTGTAGTGGCGAAACTTGTCTTCGGGAGCTGCCTCTTGGGGGAGGGCGTTTTCGCCTTGGGCTTCGAGTTCAGCAGCTTCAGGGTCTGCGCGAAGAGAGTCTATAGAGACCTTGTTTTGTTCATCTTCGTCTTCAAGCTCGCGAGATAAATGCGGAAACATTTTTTTGACGGATTCTTTATCAACACTCATGTAGCCACCTCCAAAGCCAAGGGTTACTTGTTCAGGCTAGGGAAAAACAGGTTTATGTCTTTTTTCGTTTCAACAAACGTTTTTGCGTCTAAGGCAAAGGTCAGGGGAGAAAGCGTTGGCTGGGGTTGTTTTTGAGGAGTTGTTCTAGCTCGTTGAGGTTTAACCCTTTGATTTCGCCGCCGAAAAACTCGCAGGTGCGTTTTTGTTTAGCTTCTTGAAGGTCGCGAACAACCACTTCAGCTACACAGTTGGGGGTTTGGATGTAAATGTGAAAGGAACTGCAGGTTTTTCCGTTTACTGTGGCGCGGACGGGTTCAGCTTTCAAAACCCTAAAGCCGCTGCTTTGCAACGTGTATAGGACTTCGTTGGGGTTGTCGTGGTAAGCTGATATGTCTATGTCGCTGCCTTTGCGTATGGTGCCTCGCCAGACACTGCCAATTAAGACGGGCCAAAACCGGTTTAGGGCGTTCATGAGGTTGTGTGCTTGGGTGCGCATTTGTATGAGCCGCTGCGTTCGTGCTTCGCCTTCGATTTCCTGAGCTAAAACGTCCAGTTCTAAGGCAACCTCCAAGTTAGACGGCAAAACGTGCACGCCCAAAGTCTGCGAAGCTCTAAGTTTGGCTTGCTTGTACTCTTTTTCCTGGCCAAAATACAGCATGTAAGCAGCTTCGCGGGCAACTTTACGCCGCGCAGAACCAGAGCCGCCAGCCAAGAACTTCACCGTGGGTTAGCGTCTTTGGATGCCTTCGTAGATTTCAAGGGTTCTTTTGCTGATTTTGTCCCAAGTGAATTCTTCAAGGACCCGTTTTCGCGCATTTTTGCCTAGCCAGAGGCGTTTCTCAGGGCTCTCTAGCGCACTCATGATTCCCCAAGCAATATCAGAAGGGTTGTTTGGGTCTATGTGAAAGCCACATTGTTCATCGCCGCAGCAAATAACTATCTCGCGCATGCCGCTAACGCCTGCTGCGCCTACAACTACGGGTTTTTCCATAGCCATGGCTTCTAAGGTTACGATGCCAAAGGGTTCATAAAAGCTTGGGAACGCGGCTACGTCGCAGGCTGCGTAGTGGATTATGCGTTCTTCTTCTGATATGAAGTCGAAGCGGAACTTGACGTATTTGTCCATTTTTATGGCGCGTGTCAAGTTTGAAAGGTACTCTTGCAGGTCGCCTACGCCTACGATGACCAGCTTGGCGTTGGGGTATTTTACCAGTATGTGGGGCATGGACAAGATGAGTTTGTCAACACCTTTAACCCCAACGAGCCTACCTACGAAAAGAATCATCAAATCATCCTCTGTTAAGCCGTAGAATTCGCGTATTTTGCGGGTTTGTTCTTTGGTTACGGTTTTGGGGTCATATTTTTGGGGGTCTACGCCGTTGTAGGCGACTTGGATTTTTTCTTTGGGAAAACCAAGATGCACCAGCTCATCTTTCATGGCGTGAGAAACCGTCACTATGACATCAGCCATTTTGCCACCGCGAAGTTCAATATTGCTCACTACGCTGCTGCCAGTTCCCATCGTACGCCCATACTCGGTAGAGTGCACGTGAAAAGCCAAAGGCAACCCTGCCTCCTTCTTAACCGTGATACCCCCCATAACCGAGAGCCAATCGTGGGCAACAACCAAATCATACGTTATGGAGTCGCGTTTGATGAGTTCATTAACCAGTTTTGCCGCCGTCAAATAATTGTAAACTAGCAGTTTGCTAAAGAAATGTATACCTCGTCCCCATTTGCGTATGTCTTCGGCTATGACATCAGGCAGCGAATCAGAAACGTCAAGGTGCAAGGGGCGGTAGATTTCTATGCCGCGCCAGATTTCGCGGGTGGGCAGCGTGCCCTCATCATCGTTCATGGTAAACACTGCCACGTCATGGTCTAAGAGAACAAATTTACGGGTAATTTCAGAAGCATAAGTACCCAAGCCCCCAACGATTTTTGGAGGATATTCATAAACAAGAACAGAAATTTTCATCCGTGGCTTCCACCGTTTCCAAAGACAAATGCCACTTGGTGCATACTAATACTTTGCTTATTTCAAAGCAGTAACTTCCCAGAAAGTTTGATTAGCCCCCATGCGCACTGTATTGGTGGGAGTGCGTCAGATGGATTTGTCACCAGCCAAATATGAAGTACTAGAAGAGATGCTACTATGCGATAGGCCCGTTAAACCGACCCCGTTCGCCAAGGATATCAAAAGAGAGTTTCCCGCGACTATGATGCATATTATCGGGTTAATCCGCAAAGGCTATGTGACTTCGCCTGAAAAAGGCTACTACCAAATTACAGAGGCAGGCAAAAAAGCCCTTGGAGTAACTGTCGTGGATAAACAAGCCGCCAAAGCCATGCTTACAAGCTTGCCCCCAGAAAAAGCGTTCCATTTCTACGAAAAAATCGCAACGCCCCTTGACCTGCACGCACGCAGCCTCAAAGACTTCTCAGAGAAAATCACGCAGCTAAGCCCCGAAGCCATAGACTTCCACGTAAAACGAGAAGACTTCCAAGCATGGCTCAACGACATAGGCGACTGTGAACTCTCAGCAAAAATAGAACTTCTAAAAAACAGAAAACTACCCCCTACAGAACAAAAAAACAAGCTCGTAGAAACCATCCAAAACCACTACAACAACCTAACCACAACAGCAACACAAACCCAACCCACATAAAATAAACAGTACCAAAAAAGTTTCTAAACAAAAAAAAACAGCCATAGCGAAGCCAAGGTAGGGAAGCCATAAAAAAGTAAAGTGCAAAGTATCAGGGTAGGTGCCGGGGTTGAGTGAAGTTAAAGTGGTTTCTGCAAAGGTTCCACAGGAGCTGTATAGTGAGTTGGTTTTGCGTGTTCCTGAAGGGGAGCGTAGCGATTTTATCAGGGAAGCCATACTTGAGAAGCTGCAAAAGACGCCTAGGGCGGATAAGTTGTTGCAGTTGGAGGGACGTATGAGCAAAATTGAAAGCGAGTTGGCGCAGGTGCGCAAATACTTGGCGGATTTGGAGTTGCTCACGTATGGACAGCAGAAAACAAATCCGCATAGTTTTTGCATAGACGAGTTAGACCACAAAATCGTCGATTACCTACTGCACTACAAAGGCGCAACCACCCCTGAACTTGCGCAGTACCTCAACGTCAACCGCTGGCTTGTTCTTGGCAGGCTGCGCAAAATCCAAAAAAACAGCAAAAAACAACACGGCAAACCCATCATCGACTACTACGCAGGCGAAAAATCAGGAAAAAAGAAAGCCTGGTGGATAAACGAAGACCTCACCCAAGACGAGTAGCGATTAACTTAAGTCCAAGACCCCACACCTCTTGAAGCACACAAACGGGTCCGTAGCCTAGCACGGATTAAGGCGTCGGCCTCCGGAGCCGAAGACCCTGGGTTCAAATCCCAGCGGACCCGCCACCGCCATGCAAACAAACATTTTTTGTGTTTCAAGCTAGTTTTATTAGCGTAAAGTGCGGTTAGGGTGTTGAGGTGGGTGAGCTGGTGCAGGATAGAGGTTTTTCTGTTCCAGTGGATTTGGTTCGTGCAGTGGCTATTGTAGCGGTTATTGTGCTTCACGCAACAAACGATGCGACTTCGTTTGATCCGCAGGCGCCGTTTGAGGTTTGGCGTTGGTGGATGGTTGATGTTTATCAGTCTATGTCGCGGGTTGGGGTGCCGTTGTTTGCGATGCTAAGCGGCGTGCTTTTGCTTTCTCCAGGCAAAGAGGAGGAACCGCTAAGTGTGTTTTTCAGGAAACGTTGGGCACGTATCGGTTTGCCGTTTCTGTTTTGGGGAGCAATTTATTTTGCTTGGGATTTTTTTTCTAGCCCTGCAACGTTTACGCCAGGCTTTGTAATACAGGGTGTGCTTTCAGGTCCGTACTTTCACTTCTGGTACCTGTACATGCTAATTGGGCTCTACCTTGCCACGCCGCTTCTGCGCATACTAATAGCCCACGCAAGCCGCAAATTAATCAAGTACCTCTTGGTGGTGTGGCTTTTAGGAGCTGTTTTTGTCCCGCTTCCAGCGCTTTTTGGACCTTACCATTTAGACGTTAATGTTTTTGTAATTCCTTTGTGGGTGGGCTATTTTGTTTTGGGGCTGTATCTAGCAAAGTTGCAGGTGCGCCGCGCGGTCCTAGGGGTTTTGTTGCTTTTGGGGTTAGCGTTAACAGCTGTTGGCACGTATTTTATGGCGGCAAATTATGGAGGCGCATTAACCTACTTTTTCCAAGACTACTTTAGCCCAACAATGATTCTAGCCTCCGCTGCGCTCTTTTTGCTGCTCAACACAACCCAAAAACGCCCCAGCCAAACACGCCAACCCAAAACTAATTGGCTACTTAGAAAAATCAGCGAAAACACCCTACCCATATACCTGCTACACGTGATAATAATTGAGTCTCTGCAACGTGGCTATTTTGGCTTCACCCTTAGCAGCAACACATTAAACTCCATCATCGAAGTCCCCCTAATCTCCATAGCTACGCTCTTCATCTGCCTCGCCATCATCCTCCCCCTAAAACAAATACCCATCATAAAAAAAATAATCGGATAAACACCAACCAAATAGTTGCCCACTCTACAGCCCCGTTCACATCTGTAATTGAACAAATGAACTCAAGATTATTTACTGGCTGTGTGGTTTTTTCTAAGATGGATGAGGTTTGCTGGGGCTCTGGAACCAAAATAGGGAGAGAGAAAGAATGAACCTATTTAGTACTGTACGAGTACGACCCCAAGAGACCACTCAGCCCTCATTTTCACCTTATTTTTTGTTAGCCATTTTTTTCTAAAAAAGGAAAGGGGGAGTTGTTTTGTGTTTGTGTTTATGCACGTTTGCGTAGGACGAGAACCGCTGCTGCGACTACGATGACTGCGATGGCTATTCCGATGGCGATGTAGGTGGTGGTTGGCATCTCACTGGTTGGTGGAGGAGCAACGGAGGGTGAAGCAGACTGAATTGGTGTGGGGGTTGGCTGTGTTGGTGGTGTGGTCTCTGATGGACCTGGCTGATCTGGAGTTACGGATGCTGCGACGGTGTCACCTACAGTGAAGTAGGTGGTTGCGTATGAGTTGCCGTATGCTGCTGAGCCTTCAAAGGTTGCAGTGACTTTGTAGGTGCCTGGAACTGGTGGAGTCCATGCAAGGGCAAAGCTGCCGCCTATGTCGCTAACTGCGGTTCCGATGTCTTGCAGGTTGTTGTTGGGGTCAATGGCGGTTAGGTGTACGGTGACACCAGTTGCTGTTTGTGGCATGGGTCGTTGCTGGTAGATGTATTCCATCCATGCTTGCTGGTCAGCATCAGATATTGCGGGGGTACCCATTGCGCCTGGGGATTGGTCTGTTACGGTGCCTTCAATTAGGACTGGTGCGCATTGGTCTGCAACTTTGGGTGAGACAGTTACGGTGGTTTCGCTTGGACCTACGCCGAAGCAGTAGATTTGGTTGTCGTTGGAGTCAAGGGTTATTGCGTATCCATCACCGATGGCTAAGCCGTTTGCCCAGCATTGAATCTTCCAAAGCAAAGTACCTTCGTATGCGTCAACACACCATAGGAAAGCGTCGCGTCGCAGAGGCGTGTTTGGTGAGTGCTCAGTAGAGTACAGGTAGATTTTGCCGTCAGCAATTGCTCCAAAGGACAGAGGCGCGTTTCCGCCGTAATAGTTTTCAAAGCCTACGTTGCCGCTTTCCCAGCGCCATAGTTCATGGCCAGTTTGTACGTCAAATGCGATTAGTTCGCCGCCGTAGCCACAGGATAGTAGCATGCCGTCATAGAAGTTGTAGGTCATGCCGTAGAAGTTCCACTGTTCCATTGGCTCTGTTGGGCCCCAGATCTGGTTTCCTGCTAGGTCGTATCCCCACCATTCACGGGTCATGGGTTGTGTGAACACAAATACGCCTTCTTCAGGGTACAGGTATGGTCCACTCATGAGTCCGTAGGGGTATGAGGACAAAACGTTGCCAGCCACCGTATCAGGGTAAACGGTTTCGGGCGGGGTGTAGGTGATGTTCCACAGTAGGGTGCCTTCTTTGCCTTGTTCTAAGCTCAAAGCCCATAGTTGACCTTCTTCGATGTAGGTGCCGTTGTTCTTGCCAGCAGTTCCGCCAATGATGTATTCGCCTTCGCGGACTTCATAGACTCTGCCTGCATCGGTCATGTCTTGGATTTGAACGTCTAGTGAGAAGCCGTTTCTGCCGTCAAATGTCTGATTCAGGTTAGGTCTCCAGAACCAGTAATCGTTGGAGGTGTAGAGTTCTTTGTACCATATGGCGTAGGTGTTGTTCCAAATTTGCAAGTGGTAGTTCGGGTTTGCGTTGCTGCCCAAGTTTACGATGTTATAGTACAAGATGCTGCCGTCAACGCCGTAAACCTGTGTTCCAGTAGCGCCAATTGTAACAGTTCCAGAGCCAGTTGTTACGCGTTGGGTAACGTTTGCTATGCTGCATACGTATGCGCCGCTGAACTGGTCAAACATATCCCATGTACCAGAGTCTTGATAGCCGTTGGTGCTCCAAAGGTATGCAAAGCCTCCGTGCTGGTTAGGCGAGTCATAGTTATAGATTTGACCAAAAGACAATGACTGCCCAGGGATAGAGCCTGTACCAGAGAAGCTGCCTCCTGAAACGACTGGACCAGTGGTGTTGTGGAAGTAGTCGATTGTTCCTGAGCGCAAGTCAACACAGTACCAGCCTTCTCGCGGGTTGGTTTGGTCGTTGAAGTAGAGTTTGCCGTTTAGAATTATGGGGTTAGACCAGTATCGTTCGTAGGATAAGCCTGTGTAGTAGGTGTTGCTGCCAAAACGTGCATCCATGACACCGCCAGAGTAGTAGGGCAAAGTCCAAAGCACATGGGCGCTTTCGGGGGCTGTACCGTAAGCAAAGTTGCTTGTTGAACCACATTTCTGAAGGGATGAGGGACCAAGCCAGCTAGCAGTAACTGCATACCAGTTTCGGTTTGCGCCGTGAACGGGTCGTGTCCAGTAGCCTTCAGGAACAGGGGTTTCTTGGTAGGCATCTATGGGGTCAGCTTGGACGTCAAGGTAAACAGGGTCGCTTGCGCTGCCTAAGTAGTGGTCACCAACTGTGGCTGCTCCGCGGATGGTATCAATTGTCTGACCTGGAGGCACGGGTAAACCGTCAATAACTTGCCCTGGCCAGCTAAAGACGAACTTGTAGGTGCCTGTCAGCGTTGGCGTGTACGAGGTAAAAGCTGAACCGACAGGGTCAGAATTAAATGGCCCCAAAGTTTCTGTTGACCCATCAGGCTTCGTGACTGTGATTTCAAAGTCGTGCCAACGGTCACCATATTGGCCGTTAGCAGTAGGTGGATAGTTGTTTAGCCACATAACAATGACCACAGACTGGTCTACTCCTACAAGGTTTGGCGTAACACTCATGTATGCCCATGTAGGAACCTCCCATGCAGGGTCATGTGCAGAAGCGATGGGCGTTGAAGCAACTGTCGCAAGGACAAATAAAAACAAAATTGCCGTCGCTGTTGCCTTAGTCTCACTTCTTATCATATTCAAAATGGTCATTTTCTCCTATTTGGTAGTTCTATATATTCGGGAAACGTTCAGCTATCTCTTAAACATTTGAATATAACCTTTTGCTCTAAATAAACACCCAAAAAACTGACAAAGTGAAACAAATACGCGCATCCAACCAGACTTTTAAAGACTAAAACCGCAGATAATACAGAAAATTAACCTAACAAACAAGAAAATCGCAAATATTCATCAACAAAACCGCGGAATGCGTCAAAAAAACCAAATATAAAGCGCAAAAACCAAGATTTGAAGCCTGAAAGGGTTTATGTGCTGCCCCACTTTAGGGTATGAGAGAAGATGACGAATTTGTCTGAAAACATTGTTGTTTCGTGGAGTGGAGGAAAAGATAGTGCCATGGCGCTTTATGAGGTTTTGAAGGATTCAGGCATCAGGGTTTTGGCGTTGTTGGGGACGTTTAGGCAAGATGATGACCGCATAAATATTCATGGTGTGCGGCGCGTGTTGGTTGAGCAGCAGGCGAAGGCGTTGGGGTTGCCGTTGGAGAAGATGCTTGTTAGGAAGGGCGCGTCGGATAGGGAGTACGAAAAAGAGCTGCTTGGGATTTTGCAAAAATACAAGGCGCAAAGCGTTGACAAGGTTTTGTTTGGAGATATTTTCCTAGAGGATATACGCAGGTTTCGTGAGGAGTCTTTGCACAAGGTTGGGATGCAGGGGGTTTTTCCGTTGTGGAAAAAAGATACAGGCGAGCTTGCGCGGGCGTTTATTGAGGCGGGGTTTAAGGCGGTGGTTACGGCTGTGGATTCAAATGTTTTGGGTGAGGAGTTTGTGGGTAAGGATTTTGATGAAGAGTTTTTGGAGGCGTTGCCTTTTGGTGTTGACCCCTGTGGCGAGAACGGCGAGTTCCACTCGTTTGTCTACGATGGACCCATATTCAAAAAGGCAGTTGAGTTCACTTTAGCCGAGAGGGTTTTGAGGGATAACCGTTTTTGGAACTGCGACCTAATGCCGTTGGATAACCAGGGGGTTTAGCCCAGCACGGATTCCACGTTTAAGTTGAGCACAACCTCAGAGATGTCGCTGGCGTACTCGGCGGTTCTGCGCACGCTCTCAATAATCAAACGCAAATTAGCGATTTCTTCAATTTCGACGTTTTGGAAGGAAAGCACTGCAGCTTTCTCTAGTTTATGCACTTCTTTTGTCTTTTCTATCACGGATTCAGCTAATTTGTAATCTCGTTTAAACAGAGCCATCATCGTGTTCTCAAACATGGCAACCGCCAAGTTGCTCATCTGAACAATTTTTTCTAAAAGCTCTATGCTTACGGGGTCTTTTAGAAGCAGCACGTTTTCAGCTATTTTTGTTGCGTGGTCAGCGGTTCGTTCAACAGATTTGGCTATGAGCCTATAGCCTAGGCAGTCGCGGGGGTTGTTTAAGCCTATTTCTTTGACTACGCGTGAGTTCAAGACCGCCAGTTTGAGCAGCCGCACTATGTAGAGGCTAAAGCGGTTGACTTCACGGTCAGTTTCGATTACGGCTTTAGCTGCGGCGTAGTCTAGGTTTTTGAGGGATAAGATGGCTTCGCGGTGCATGGAAGCGGCGATTATGGACATGCGGCTTAGGGCGCTTGTGACGGTGAGGTCAGGATAATTAAGCAGCACCTGCAAAGTCAAATCAGTAGGTGTATCAGTTACGATTTCAGTGCCCACCAAATAGTGCCTAGCAAAGGTTTTGAGGTGGTTGCGCAGTTTTGAAGATAAAGGCTGTTTATTTTGGGATTTTATATGAAGTATGTTGTAGCCAACTAGGTAAGCAGATATGGCTTCTCGTATTATTCCGTCCGAGTTGTCGTTTTGAGAAGCACGTATGAAAGCTTCGTCTTGCTTTTCGTATTTCTCAAATTTTGAAGGCAATATGGAAAGGGAGCCGTCGTCTTCTTCACGAAGAGCCATGGCGCTGCCTTTTTTAAGCTGGTTTCGGGTGACCCAGTCTTTGGGCAGGGACAAAATAAAGGTGGAGCCGCCTGTTACTTGCAGTTTCCGTTGCTCAACATTCAGGCTTTCGGCTATTTTTGTCAAAGTGACCGCCGTTTATGGTTTTTATATTGAGACTAATTATAAGGACATATACATACCATTTCTATATATACTATGAACTCTATGGAGAGCATCTATATAAAATCCACGCGGCACACTCTTTTTTGGAAAAAAGAGGAGATCAGAAAATGAAAACTTCGTATATGATAGGTATCGCAATAGTCGCAATAGCCATAATCGCAGGAAGCATAGTAGCATACACGTATATGGCTGCACCCGCAGATGAACCCTCACCAAGCGCAACCACATCACCAAGCGCTACTCCCACAGCAACGCCCCCCGCAAGTACAATTTCATTGAGCGGACAAGGAGCTTCATTCCCGTATCCATTGCTCAGCACCATGATAACTGAGTATACAGAAAGCGTTGCACCCAACACTATGATTAACTACCAACCCGTTGGAAGCGGCGGTGGTATCTCTGCGCTCATCGCAAAAACTTCAGACTTTGCAGGTTCAGACGCGCCTCTAAAAGCCTCTGAAGCAGAACAAGCACCAAACGCACTTCACATACCCGAAACCATCGGAGCAGTAACAGTAGCATACAACCTACCAGACATACCAGCAGGAGTACACCTAACAGGAGAAATAGTTGCTGACATCTTTGCAGGCACCATAACCATGTGGAACGACCCCGCCATACAAGACATCAACGCAGGCACCACATTGCCAGAACACGAAATTCTTGTTGTCCACAGAGCAGACAGTTCAGGAACAACTTTCATCTTCACTGGTTACCTAACTGCAATGAGCACATCATGGGCAGATGACCTTGGACAAGGCAAAACTGTTGCATGGCCAGTAGGTGTTGGTGCAAAAGGCAACTCAGGAGTAGCAGCTGTCATAATAGGTCAACCATACGCTATTGGTTATGTTGAGTTGGCATATGCTTTGGAGAACGACATGACTGTTGCAGCCATCCAAAATCCATCAGGCAACTGGGTAGTACCATCACTTGATTCAACATCACAAGCAGCCGCCGCAGCAGCATCAGCAGGTCTACCTGCAGGCGCAGACTCATGGAGCAACGTAGACATCCTTAACGCTCCTGGAAATGATGCATACCCCATAGTTAGCTTTAGCTACTTGATAGTCTACCAAGAACTTAACGTAGTCGAAGGCATGACTCAGGAAAAAGCAGAAACACTAGTCGACTTCCTGTGGTATGTGGTACATGACGGTCAAGACTTCGCAGCAGGCCTTGAATACGCACCGATTCCAGACAACGTGGTTCAACTAAACGAAGCCACACTACAGTCAATAACCTTCAACGGCCACACCGTATACACAAGCTAAATGCACACAAAAACCATCTCCAACCACCAAATTTTTTTATTATAACAGCAAATATTCAGCGAGCAGATAGCGAATGAGCAGCAAAATTAAAGGGGACACGGTATTTAAGGGGCTAACTGCGGTAGGTGCCGCATCTGCATTTGTCATCCTTATTGCCACGGCGGGAGTTTTGTTAGCAGGCTCAACCGATGCGCTTGGAAGATTTGGATTAGATTTTCTGGTTGGAACCAAATGGGTTGAAGGCGGAGTAAACCAGGTATTTGGAGTTTTACCATACATACTAGGAACCTTGGTGACTTCGGGTATTGCTTTGCTTATCGGCGTGCCCTTGAGTTTGGGCATAGCAATTTTCTTAGTAGAATTTTCACCTAAAACGCTGCGGGTACCCCTCGCGTACTTAGTCGAGTTGCTGGCGGCGGTGCCAAGCGTAATTTACGGTTTATGGGGCATCTTTGTTTTACGTTTCTGGATACGCGACCTTATCGAGGTTCCCTTGCACAACAGTTTGGGGTGGATTCCCATATTTAGCGGAACACCTTTTGGGTTGGATGTTTTAACGGGGGGCGTTATCTTGGCTATTATGATTATTCCGACCATTGCGTCGGTTTCAAGAGAAGTCATCAGTGCTGTTCCCAACTCTATTCGGGAGGGAGGCTACAGCATCGGCGCAACTAAATGGGAAGTTATCAAGAAATGGGTTCTAAGTTATGGGCGCTCAGGTATTTTTGGAGCTATAATTTTGGGGTTAGGCAGAGCTGTGGGCGAGACCATGGCGGTTACGATGGTTATTGGCAACACGATTGGACCCGCAGCCATTCCCACGTCATTGTTTAAGCCTAGCCAGACGCTGGCGTCTTTGATAGCAAACAACTTCTTGGAAACCGTAACGGGTTCAATGCAGCAGTCAGCATATATGGGTGCAGGCTTGGTTCTGCTGCTAATTAGCGTAGTCATAAACATAGCAGCTTACCTGATGGTTACAAAAGTGTTGAAGGTCAAGGGAGGCGCAGTAGAATGATAAGCGAAAAACTAAACAGCTACGGCTTTAGGAAATTCAAAAACAAGCTGTTCTTTGTGCTGTGCCTATTCTGCGTCATAGTCGCTGTCTTTCCGCTGCTAAGCATCCTCTACGAAGTCATAATACGAGGAGCGCCTCAGCTAAGCATAGACTTTCTAATACAAGAACCAGGACAATACGGAACAGGAGAAGGCGGCATTGGACCAGCCATACAAGGAAGCCTAATCCTAATTGGATTAACCAGCGCAATAGGCATTCCAGTTGGGATTCTTTCAGGAATATACCTCGCAGAGTTTGGAACCAACAAATACGCAGAGTTGATGCGAAACATAAACAACATGCTCACGCAGTTTCCCTCCATAGTTGTGGGTATAGCAGTGTTTGGCGCGTTTGCGTTTATTCTTTTGAATCCAAGGTCGGCTCTAGCAGGGGCGGCGGCGCTTGGGTTCATTTTGGTTCCTGTCGTTGCGCGAACCACTGAAGAATCATTAAAGCTTGTCCCCAACTCGGTCAGGGAAGCCTCGCTAGCGCTTGGGGTGCGTAGGTGGCGAACAATTCTTAGCGTAGTTTTGCCCACCGCAAAG is from Candidatus Bathyarchaeota archaeon and encodes:
- a CDS encoding DUF5752 family protein; amino-acid sequence: MDLSPAKYEVLEEMLLCDRPVKPTPFAKDIKREFPATMMHIIGLIRKGYVTSPEKGYYQITEAGKKALGVTVVDKQAAKAMLTSLPPEKAFHFYEKIATPLDLHARSLKDFSEKITQLSPEAIDFHVKREDFQAWLNDIGDCELSAKIELLKNRKLPPTEQKNKLVETIQNHYNNLTTTATQTQPT
- a CDS encoding glycosyltransferase family 4 protein encodes the protein MKISVLVYEYPPKIVGGLGTYASEITRKFVLLDHDVAVFTMNDDEGTLPTREIWRGIEIYRPLHLDVSDSLPDVIAEDIRKWGRGIHFFSKLLVYNYLTAAKLVNELIKRDSITYDLVVAHDWLSVMGGITVKKEAGLPLAFHVHSTEYGRTMGTGSSVVSNIELRGGKMADVIVTVSHAMKDELVHLGFPKEKIQVAYNGVDPQKYDPKTVTKEQTRKIREFYGLTEDDLMILFVGRLVGVKGVDKLILSMPHILVKYPNAKLVIVGVGDLQEYLSNLTRAIKMDKYVKFRFDFISEEERIIHYAACDVAAFPSFYEPFGIVTLEAMAMEKPVVVGAAGVSGMREIVICCGDEQCGFHIDPNNPSDIAWGIMSALESPEKRLWLGKNARKRVLEEFTWDKISKRTLEIYEGIQRR
- a CDS encoding ribbon-helix-helix domain-containing protein, with amino-acid sequence MSEVKVVSAKVPQELYSELVLRVPEGERSDFIREAILEKLQKTPRADKLLQLEGRMSKIESELAQVRKYLADLELLTYGQQKTNPHSFCIDELDHKIVDYLLHYKGATTPELAQYLNVNRWLVLGRLRKIQKNSKKQHGKPIIDYYAGEKSGKKKAWWINEDLTQDE
- the pstS gene encoding phosphate ABC transporter substrate-binding protein PstS, translating into MKTSYMIGIAIVAIAIIAGSIVAYTYMAAPADEPSPSATTSPSATPTATPPASTISLSGQGASFPYPLLSTMITEYTESVAPNTMINYQPVGSGGGISALIAKTSDFAGSDAPLKASEAEQAPNALHIPETIGAVTVAYNLPDIPAGVHLTGEIVADIFAGTITMWNDPAIQDINAGTTLPEHEILVVHRADSSGTTFIFTGYLTAMSTSWADDLGQGKTVAWPVGVGAKGNSGVAAVIIGQPYAIGYVELAYALENDMTVAAIQNPSGNWVVPSLDSTSQAAAAAASAGLPAGADSWSNVDILNAPGNDAYPIVSFSYLIVYQELNVVEGMTQEKAETLVDFLWYVVHDGQDFAAGLEYAPIPDNVVQLNEATLQSITFNGHTVYTS
- the pstC gene encoding phosphate ABC transporter permease subunit PstC; its protein translation is MSSKIKGDTVFKGLTAVGAASAFVILIATAGVLLAGSTDALGRFGLDFLVGTKWVEGGVNQVFGVLPYILGTLVTSGIALLIGVPLSLGIAIFLVEFSPKTLRVPLAYLVELLAAVPSVIYGLWGIFVLRFWIRDLIEVPLHNSLGWIPIFSGTPFGLDVLTGGVILAIMIIPTIASVSREVISAVPNSIREGGYSIGATKWEVIKKWVLSYGRSGIFGAIILGLGRAVGETMAVTMVIGNTIGPAAIPTSLFKPSQTLASLIANNFLETVTGSMQQSAYMGAGLVLLLISVVINIAAYLMVTKVLKVKGGAVE
- a CDS encoding DUF2095 domain-containing protein translates to MSVDKESVKKMFPHLSRELEDEDEQNKVSIDSLRADPEAAELEAQGENALPQEAAPEDKFRHYNPSVVDFIRRCDTKTQAEEIVAYLEKRGEIPVEYACEIRAQLKSKGVRSFGSKKDADYYLKEGGF
- a CDS encoding acyltransferase gives rise to the protein MQDRGFSVPVDLVRAVAIVAVIVLHATNDATSFDPQAPFEVWRWWMVDVYQSMSRVGVPLFAMLSGVLLLSPGKEEEPLSVFFRKRWARIGLPFLFWGAIYFAWDFFSSPATFTPGFVIQGVLSGPYFHFWYLYMLIGLYLATPLLRILIAHASRKLIKYLLVVWLLGAVFVPLPALFGPYHLDVNVFVIPLWVGYFVLGLYLAKLQVRRAVLGVLLLLGLALTAVGTYFMAANYGGALTYFFQDYFSPTMILASAALFLLLNTTQKRPSQTRQPKTNWLLRKISENTLPIYLLHVIIIESLQRGYFGFTLSSNTLNSIIEVPLISIATLFICLAIILPLKQIPIIKKIIG
- a CDS encoding phosphate uptake regulator PhoU gives rise to the protein MTKIAESLNVEQRKLQVTGGSTFILSLPKDWVTRNQLKKGSAMALREEDDGSLSILPSKFEKYEKQDEAFIRASQNDNSDGIIREAISAYLVGYNILHIKSQNKQPLSSKLRNHLKTFARHYLVGTEIVTDTPTDLTLQVLLNYPDLTVTSALSRMSIIAASMHREAILSLKNLDYAAAKAVIETDREVNRFSLYIVRLLKLAVLNSRVVKEIGLNNPRDCLGYRLIAKSVERTADHATKIAENVLLLKDPVSIELLEKIVQMSNLAVAMFENTMMALFKRDYKLAESVIEKTKEVHKLEKAAVLSFQNVEIEEIANLRLIIESVRRTAEYASDISEVVLNLNVESVLG
- a CDS encoding diphthine--ammonia ligase; translated protein: MTNLSENIVVSWSGGKDSAMALYEVLKDSGIRVLALLGTFRQDDDRINIHGVRRVLVEQQAKALGLPLEKMLVRKGASDREYEKELLGILQKYKAQSVDKVLFGDIFLEDIRRFREESLHKVGMQGVFPLWKKDTGELARAFIEAGFKAVVTAVDSNVLGEEFVGKDFDEEFLEALPFGVDPCGENGEFHSFVYDGPIFKKAVEFTLAERVLRDNRFWNCDLMPLDNQGV